GCTGACGTTTACCAACGTCTGCGTTCCAATCCTCGGGTTGGATCCATTAGTCTAATGACGCACCTTGCCAATGCTGACTATCCGGAGCATCCGAGTAACCGATACCAAATAGCGCGTTTTAAGGAGTCACTGTCGCAATTTGATTTCGCCGAGGCAAGTATTCTGAATTCAGCCGGCACACTAGGGTTCAGTGACTCAGCTTTTGATATTGTTCGAACTGGTTTGGTGTTGTACGGCATCGCGCCACAGGCCAGAGGCCACGCCACGGCGCTGCCTCTGAAACCTGTAATGCAGTTTCGCTCGCAATTGTTGTCTGTGCGCGCAATGTCAGCTGGTAGCCCAATAGGCTATGGGTCTACCTATACGTTAGAGTCTGATACGCGGGTTGGTATCATCGCTGCCGGTTACGGTGATGGGTATCCGCGACACGCACCGACTGGCACACCCGTATACGTTAACGGGTATACGGTGCCATTGATCGGACGCGTGTCGATGGATCTGATTACCGTCGATCTCGGCACTGTTGATGCTCGAGTTGGGGATGCTGTGGTACTTTGGGGAGCGGAAAATCCAGTTGAACTGGTTGCGGAGAAGGCCGGTACGATTGCTTACGAATTGACCTGTGGCATTACGCCGCGGGTTGAACGGTTAACTATCTGAAAAACGGAGTTGAGAGATGGCAAAAGCGAAAACCGTCTATGCGTGTACTTCCTGCGGAGCCCAGTTCCCTAAATGGACCGGGCAATGCCAGGACTGCGGGGATTGGAATACCTTGCAGGAAGAGCTCGGTATAGCTAAGTCCATCCCGTCTAGTAGTAACCCAAAAGCCGCTCGATTCGAAGGGTTTGCACCTAAAGCAGACGTGCAGAAATTACCCAGTGTGAGTACCCAAAGTGCGCCGCGTTCAGGGACCGGCCTCAAAGAGTTGGATCGTGTCCTAGGTGGTGGTCTGGTGCCTGGTTCGATTATTCTTCTGGGCGGAGACCCGGGAATTGGTAAATCGACCTTGATTCTGCAAAGTTTGGCGCTGCTGAGTGAGCATAAGAGCACGCTCTATGTCACCGGTGAAGAGTCCGCTGAACAGGTCGCGCTAAGAGCACAACGGCTCGGTGTACAAGATGCTGACCTGGCATTGCTGGCGGATAATCAACTTGAGAGTATTCTGGATGTTGCAATTGCCCATAAGCCTGATGTTCTGGTGGTGGACTCAATTCAGACTTTGTATACCGACACCTTGCAATCGGCGCCAGGCAGTGTGGCCCAGGTACGCGAAACCGCGAGTCGGCTAGTGCGGTATGGAAAACAAACCAAGACGATTGTGATCCTTGTTGGCCATGTCACCAAAGAAGGGGCGTTGGCTGGACCTCGCGTGCTCGAGCATATGGTGGACACCGTTCTCTACTTTGAAGGTGAACAAAACAGCACTTTTCGTTTGATTCGTGCGATCAAAAATCGCTTCGGTGCGGTGAATGAGATCGGCGTGTTCGCGATGACTGATGCCGGGCTCAAGGAGGTTACAAACCCATCCGCTATGTTTATCAAGCGTACTCAAGACGATGCGACAGGTAGTGTCGTATTGGTCTCGCAGGAAGGCACGCGACCCCTGTTGGTGGAAGTGCAAGCCTTAGTAGATCAGAGTTCGCTGGCAAATCCGCGTCGCGTGACGGTGGGATTAGATAATCAACGTTTGTCGATGCTGTTGGCGGTCGTCAATCGCCATGCTGGGTTTTCACTGTATGACCAGGATGTTTTCGTTAATGTAATTGGTGGCGTCAAAGTGCACGAACCTGCAGCGGATCTTGCGATACTGTTAGCCGTGCTATCAAGTTTTCGCAATCGCGGGTTACCACCGGGCTTAGCGGTGTTCGGTGAGATCGGCTTGACGGGTGAGGTACGCCCGGTACAGCGTGGCTTGGATCGGATTAAAGAGGTTGAAAAACTCGGGTTTACACGCCTGATCATGCCACAGGGCAACAAATCCGGCATAAAATCGAGTAAATTAGACATAGTTACAGTTAACAACCTTGAACAAGCGGTGCGCTATGCGTTTGATTATTAAACTGGTTATTCTCATACTTTGGTGTGCTGGTTCAGCACAGGCACGGGCACAAGTACATTCAGTCAAAGCTATCGCATTGTTTGAAGGCCGCGCGATGTTGTCGGTGAATAGCGGTAAACCTAAAATCGTGCACGCTGGTAAGGCGCATAAAGGCGTTAAATTAGTTAGTTCGAACACCTCAGAGGCTGTCATTGATATCGACGGTCAATCGCAAACACTGACGCTCAACAGCACCACGACGTTAGATTATGCAATGGGCGGCAAGCCATCGAGTAACCTGTCGAACAGCGTTACTTTGTATGTGGATGGGCGTGGTTTTTTTGAAACAGACGCTAAGGTCAATGGCCGGCCACTCCGCTTTTTGGTCGACACTGGTGCAAACCTGGTGGTCTTGAGCAGCGAGCAAGCAAACCGGATTGGTTTGGAATATAAATCTGGTAAACGAACCTATGCCAGCACTGCGTCTGGAACCGCTCCAATGTATCATTTTGAAATCGATCAGATCAGTATTGGTGGGATCAATCTTTACAATATCGGCGCCGGTGTCATTGAGGGGGCGTATCCGCAGCAGCCATTGCTGGGTATGACATTCTTGGGGCGGTTGGATATGAATCGCTCTGGCAACACCATGACGCTTAAACGCCGTTGAAGCATGGACCACAAAAAAAGCCGCATGGACTCGACTCCACGCGGCCTGTTTTTTTGTAAGCTGATCGCCGATCGGCTCGCAGCATACTGATCAATCGAAGGCATTCACAGAGCCACACGCCCTTAGGGGCAATGTTATCGACTGATGCGGTTCCCGGTAAGGAAACTTAAGTATAGGGATGCTTGTGCTACGATGCCTCACCCGAACGGGTGATTTTTTCTAGTTCTAGGCGATGTTTAATAATTACAATGACTTATCATGCTCAATCACGGCAAAAGCGCTGTGGTTGTGAATGGATTCAAAATTTTCGGCGTGTACGTAGTAACGCAAAATTCGGTCATTCTGATCAAATTCGTGCGCGACATCACGGACAACATCTTCAACAAACTTGGGGTTGTTGTACGCACGTTCAGTGATGTATTTTTCGTCTGGCCGTTTAAGAATGGCAAAAAGTTCCGCGCTTGCCTGTGCTTCAACACTTTGAATCAACTCGTCGAGCCAAAGTTTACTGCCGCAATTGACGCCAACTGTGATATGCGAGCGTTGATTGTGCGCGCCGTATTCTGAAATTTTCTTCGAGCAGGGGCATAGGCTTTTCACTGGAATCGTGACTTCCAGTGTCGAGTCGATATGCCCTTGTTCAATTTGGCCGACCAGATTAACTTGATAGTCCATCAAGCTCTTAACCCCAGAGACTGGGGCTGTCTTCTCGATAAAGTAGGGGAATTGCATTTCAATGTAACCCGACTCTGCCTCTAGCTTTTTCACCATGTCAGACAGCATGCTGTGGAACCCTTTGGCTGAGATACGGGTTTCTTTGCTGTTCAGCATCTCGATAAAGCGCGACATGTGTGTGCCTTTCTGATCATGCGGCAGGCTTACCGACATTGAAAACGTCGCGATCGACGCCGAGGTGGTGCCGTCTTTGTTCACCACCACGATCGGGTGCTGAATGTCCTTGATTCCGACGCGATTAATCGGGATTTGGCGCGTATCAAGGCTGCCTTGTACGTCCTCCATGCCATCGTTAGCTGGCTTGGCGTGAGGTGAATTTTGTTTCGAAGTCATAGTTACGGTGTACTACCAAAAGTACTGAATGCTGATCTGGTTATACTGTGCTTAGGTTGAATCAAACAGAGGATGTCTGCTGTTCTTGCTTGGCTTGAAATAGGGCTTGGTAAAATGGCGAAGCAGTGATCGACTTTTCGATTCCAGCCACGTCGAGGCCGCATTGTGCTAGTTGCGATGCCTGTGTGCCATGTTCTATATATCGGTCTGGGATACCTAAATTCAAGACAGGGATGGACAGTGAAGCGGTGGCAAGGTACTCATTGACTGCCGATCCGGCGCCGCCGGCAACCACGTTTTCTTCGACGGTAACAAACATGCCGACCTGACTGGCAAGTTCACGCAACAACGCCTCATCAATGGGTTTAACAAAGCGCATGTTCACCACTGTGGCATTGAGTCGTTCAGCAACTTCAAGCGCTTCGCTTAGCAAAGTACCAAAACTCAATATGGCGATGTCCTGGCCCCGTCGCACGACATCTGCCGTGCCGATGGGAATGTCTTGCATCTCTTTACGTTCAACGGCGCCAGTGCCGCTACCGCGAGGGTAGCGCACCGCAGTGAGTCCAACATGTGTATACGCGCTGTACAACATGTCTCGGCACTCGGCTTCGTCGCTTGGTGCATAAATCACGCAATCTGGCACACAGCGCAAAAAACTGTAATCGAATACACCAGCGTGTGTGGCGCCATCGGCGCCGACTAATCCGGCGCGGTCTATTGCCAGCATCACATCAAGGTCTTGCACGCTGATGTCGTGGATCAGCTGATCATACGCGCGTTGTAAAAAGGTGGAGTAGATCGCAACCACAGGCTTTTGTCCGTCACAGGCCATGCCAGCAGCGAAGGTGAGGGCATGTTGCTCTGCGATCGCAACGTCGAAGTAACGTTCTGGGTATTCTTCTGAAAAACGAACCAGGCCCGAACCCTCTCGCATGGCGGGCGTGATGCCAATCAACTTGTCATCCTGTGCCGCCATATCACACAGCCAATCGCTAAATACGTCGGTGTAAGTTCTGCTTTTGACTTTCTTGCCAAATTCACCGGTCGTCGGATTGAACGGCGAGACACCATGGTATTTGATAGGCGCATGTTCGGCTGGCTCAAAGCCTTTGCCTTTTTTGGTCACAATATGCAGGAATCGTGGGCCATCGATGTCTTTTAGATTCCGTAAGGTGGTGACTAGGGTCTCAATATCATGGCCGTCGATCGGCCCTGCGTAGTAGAAACCCATTTCTTCGAAAAACGTGCTCGGCAGGATCATGCCTTTAATATGTTCTTCCCAGCGACGAGCATAGTCTCGCACTGGTGGAATACCGCTCAAGGCTTTCTTGGTGCCTCTGCGTACCGAGCTGATGGTCGGGCCGGTCATGAGCTTGGTCAGATAGTTCTTTAGGGCGCCGACATTGGGTGAAATCGACATGTCATTATCGTTCAGAATCACCAACACGTTGGCGTCCATGTCGCCGGCATTATTCAGCGCCTCAAACGCCATGCCCGCGGTGAGTGCCCCATCACCGATGATAGCGACAACATCGCGATCCAGACCTTGCTGAGCAGCGGCGACCGCCATGCCGAGTGCCGCGCTGATCGAGGTGCTGGAGTGTCCCGCTCCAAAGGTGTCGTACTCGCTCTCACTGCGCTTTAAAAAGCCCGATAAACCGCCTTCCTGGCGAATGGTATGCAGTTGATCCCGTCGACCAGTCAGTATTTTGTGTGGATAGGCTTGGTGACCAATGTCCCAAACAATACGATCATCGGGTGTATTAAACACATAGTGCAAGGCTGTGGTGAGTTCTACCGTCCCCAGTCCAGCCGCCAAGTGCCCACCGATTTTGGCAACCGTGTCGATCAAGAAACCGCGGGTTTCATCACACACCTGCTGCAATTGATCTTCGTCGCAGGCACGTAAATCGCTCGGTGAGTCGAGCGTCATTAAAAGAGGGTATTTAGCAGTATCAGTCACGGAAGATGTTTTCGGTAAACTTGTCGGAACAAGCAGTGTTAATTTCGTGGATGCGTCAATGGGTGCGTGTGACCACGCGTTCGGCGATGTCACTCAATAGCCTGACCCCAATTGGCGACTCGGTATTATCGCCGATCAGCTGCAGGCTTTCCATTGCATCGTGATAAAGTTTTTGTGCAAATTGTTTACTTTCAGTCAGTCCGAGCAGCTGGGGGAAGGTGACTTTTCCGGCCGCGGTATCTGATCCATTCGGTTTGCCCAGCTGTTCGGTGGTGCTCTCGATGTCCAGAATGTCGTCGATTACCTGAAAAGCCAGCCCCAAATTCGCAGCATACTTTTCCAATGCCGTTCGGACGCGCTCGTCCAAGGAGTCTGCGCATAACGCGCCGCCAATCACGGCTGCATTGATCAGGGCGCCGGTCTTACAGCGGTGCATGTTTTCGAGTTCAAGTTGATTTAGCTCTTGCTCGGTCGCTAAAATGTCGATCATTTGTCCGCCAACCATTCCGGCAGCGCCAGCACTGCGCGCCAGTAGTAAGGTGATTTGACGTGCTTGTTGATCACTGAGCTCGGACTCTGCCAATATTTCGAAAGCCAGCGTTTGCAATGCATCGCCAGCCAAGATCGCGGTGGCTTCATCAAATTGGATGTGACTGGTCGGTTGGCCTCGACGTAAATCATCGTCGTCCATGGCGGGTAGATCGTCATGAATCAGCGAATAAGCATGGACGCACTCGATTGCTGCAGCGACGGCGTCAAGCCGCTCAATCTTAGCGCTAGCTGCCGTACCGGCGGCATACACCAATATGGCTCGAATACGTTTGCCGCCGCTCAGCGTGGAATACTTCATCGCAGCACGCAGTCGGTCAGGAATGCCCGGCCTAGAGAGGTGTTCCGCAAGCACCGCTTCGATCCGGGCTTGCAAATCCGTGAGTTTGCTCATGCGGCGTACTTAGTCGTTGCCGGCTGTAAAGGGTTCGGTAGTAAATAAACCGTTGTTATCCTTTACCAGAATGTCGACTTTTTGTTCCGCATCGCGCAACACGCTGTGACAATGCTTCATCAACGCCACGCCGCGCTCAAAATCCTGTAATGACTGCTCTAAGTCCTGATCACCTCGCTCCATGCGGTCGACGATCGATTCCAGCTCCTGGTACGCTGTTTCGAAGCTGAGTTTTTGCAAGTCTTGATCGTTCATGATGTATGCATATATGCGGTCGAGTTATTGTCGCGGCGTAGTTTACCACCGCTTGGTCGATTAGCGGTCATTACTGAGGATTTTGTCCATCATTCGAGTGCTCAATATGCGTTTGAGTTTAGCGATGACAATCGTCGGTAAGGTTTGTCGATAGCGTAATTTTGGTCGCTTCGCAGTGAGTGCGTGGTGAATGTCCTTAGCGACCGATGCTGCTGGAAGTGCAAAACGGCCCGGCTCGGTACGTTCGAGCCGAACTCTAGCGGCTTCATACTGCGCCATATAATGACTACCCTCTGGATTAATATGTTGTTCGAACTGCAGTAAGGCGTTACTACGAAATTGTGTGTCGATCGCGCCCGGTTCGATCAGAATGACTTCGATGTTCGTGTTTTTGAGCTCGAGCCTCAGGGTATCGCTCAATCCCTCTAGGGCAAACTTTGACGCGTTATAAGCACCGCGCAGAGGGAGGGCCACAAAGCCCAGCACGGAGCTCACCTGAATAATTCTGGCTGTGGTTTGTTTGCGTAATAGCGGGAGCAGTTTTTGCGTCAAGTCGTGCGTGCCGAACAGGTTGGTTTCAAACTGAGCTTTCAGTGCGGTTCGGCTCAGGTCTTCTACCGCGCCTGGCTGTCCGTATGCGCCATTGTTAACCAGTGCGTATAAATTTGGGTGCTTACCGTGTAGATAATCAACCGCTGATTGCACGCTGTGTTCATCACTTAAATCAAGGTGGATGCATTCAATACCAAGGTCAGTCAAGCGCGTGATGTGGTTTGGATTGCGGACGGATGCCACCACCTTAAAATTAAGTTGATGCAAAAGGTGTGCGGATGCGTGGCCGATGCCGGACGAACATCCCGTAATGAAGACGGTTTTTTGTTGCTCTACTTGCATAGTCGGTAATTAATGTTTCTACAGTGTAAATTTCGCGTTAAACTTCACCGCTATTCGATATCGAACCCTGAATTAACTGTCACGACCAACGTATGAGCAACGATTACGATTCTTCGGCTATTGAGGTGCTAACCGGACTTGAACCGGTCCGAAAGCGCCCCGGGATGTACACCACCACCGAGCGGCCTAACCATCTGGTTCAAGAGGTCGTCGACAACAGTGTGGATGAAGCGATCGCTGGGCATTGTAAACGAATCGATGTCACTTTGTTTAAAGATGGTTCGGTGCAAGTGTCCGATGACGGGCGTGGAATGCCGGTAGACCTGCACGCGGAAGAGGGCGTGCCCGGTGTCGAGGTGATTATGACGCGCTTGCATGCCGGTGGTAAGTTCTCGAACAAGAATTATCAGTTTTCCGGTGGTTTGCACGGCGTTGGTATCTCGGTTGTGAATGCGCTTTCCAAGCACGTTGAAGTTTGGGTTAAACGTGGTGGCAATGAGTACAATATGGCGTTCGCGGACGGCATGAAAACGTCAGATTTAGAAGTGGTTGGCTCCGTTGGTCAGCGGAATACCGGCACGACCATTCGCTTCTGGCCGGATGAGCAGTTTTTTGATTCGCCCAATGTTCATGCTGGAAAATTGTGCCGTTTACTGCGTGCTAAGGCCGTTTTGTGCCCTGGACTCACGATTAACTTTGAAGACGAAGCAAAGCCATCGAACAATCAGATCTGGTGCTATCAGGATGGTTTGAAAGACTACTTGCTTGGCGCGCTCGGCGACTATGAGCGGTTACCGGAAGCGGGTTTTCAGGGCGCTGAATCTGGTCCGGACGAAAAAGTTGAATGGATCGTGGCTTGGGTCAAGGATGCCAATGACTTGATTACTGAAAGTTATGTCAATCTGATTCCGACCGCGCAAGGTGGTACGCATGTCAACGGTCTGCGACTCGGTCTAACCGAAGCCATTCGTGAGTTTTGTGATTTTCGTAATTTGTTGCCCAAGGGTGTCAAATTGTCGCCTGAAGACGTCTGGGTTCAGGTGCAGTATGTGTTATCTGTACGTATGAAAGACCCGCAGTTCTCGGGACAAACCAAAGAAAAGTTATCGTCGCGTGAGATTTCTCAGTTCGTGGCGGCAAAAGTGAAAGATGCTTTGGCCTTGTGGTTAAATCAAAATTTAGACGTCGGTGAGCGCATCGCCATGGTGGCGATTGAAAATGCCCAAAGTCGCCTGCGTTCAGCGAAGAAAATTACGCGTAAAAAGGTCACTGCTGGTCCCGCGCTGCCGGGCAAGCTGGCGGACTGTTCCAGTGAAGATATTGATGTAACTGAATTGTTTTTGGTGGAAGGGGATTCGGCCGGTGGTTCAGCCAAGCAGGCCCGTAATCGTGAGACTCAAGCGATCATGCCGTTGCGCGGTAAGATCCTCAACACGTGGGAAGTTGAATCGAGCCAAGTGCTTGCGTCGCAAGAAGTGCATGATATCTCTGTTGCTCTCGGCGTGGACCCAGGTTCGGAAGATTTAACCGGCTTGCGATACGGCAAAATTTGTATTCTGGCAGACGCGGATTCCGATGGTTTGCACATTGCCACGTTGCTGTGTGCTCTGTTTGTGCGTCATTTTCGCAGTTTGGTTGAAGCTGGTCACTTATATGTTGCCATGCCTCCGCTGTACCGAATCGATCAAGCAAAGCAGGTGTTTTATGCGTTGGATGATGCCGAGCACGATGCAATTATTGCGCGCATCAAGGCGGAGAAGCCAAATGCGAAAATCAATGTGCAGCGATTCAAAGGTCTGGGCGAAATGAATCCCAGCCAATTACGAGAAACCACCATGCATGAAGCATCCCGCCGTTTGGTGCAGATGACCATTGGAATGGGCGATGGTACACAGAAAATCATGGATATGCTGCTGGCCAAAAAACAGGTGCCTGCGCGTAAAAAGTGGCTCTCCAACAAAGGCGATCAGGCAGAAGTTTGATGCAGCTCAAACCTGGCCTGTATCAACACTATAAAGGTCCAGTTTATCGTGTGCTACAAGTAGCACACCATTCGGAAACTGACGAGGCGTTGGTAATCTATCAGGCCTTGTATGGCGATAAAGGGTGTTGGGCCAGACCTGTATCGATGTTCACCGAGTTGGTGTCGATACACTCAGAAGACGGCGCGGTGCTTAAACAGATACCAAGGTTCGAATACCTAACAGAGCAAACAGCGGTGTTGGAAGTTGCAATATTAGATGTGGTTAAAGGGCAGGCATCGGCGTTCGAGGACGCATTTAAACACGCGCAATCAATTATCTCGTCGATGGATGGCTACATATCTCACCGTCTGCGTCGATGTGTCGCTGTCCCGGAGCGGTATCTATTAACTGTGCAGTGGCAGTCACTTGAGGCGCACACCGAGGGGTTTCGAGAATCAAGTGAGTACCAGGCTTGGCGTGCCTTGCTGCATCATTTCTACACGCCACTCCCAACCGTAGAGCACTATCACGCGGAAGATGTGTTTGTTTAGCAGCAAGTTTCGCTTCGGCGTGAGAGAGTGGTAACGAGGCCGCTTTTGACGCAGCCCCGTTCGTATCAAAGCGTAGAAAATTACTCTTGATACATACTCTCATATTGTTGTGCACGTTCTACGTAGTCCTGATAGGCGGGTATTGCCACCGCAGC
The sequence above is a segment of the Arenicella chitinivorans genome. Coding sequences within it:
- the alr gene encoding alanine racemase; its protein translation is MVQQQFRATHVVIDSRAYQHNLAVVRSLVPNKRVMAIIKSDGYGHGMQLAADALNDADEFGVTCQDDAERLRRHGVSKPLTLLSGRYTAPQLSQFGDRRWRPVVYDDTQLTAFDNLSAGAAIDVWIKIDTGMGRLGFYPHDLADVYQRLRSNPRVGSISLMTHLANADYPEHPSNRYQIARFKESLSQFDFAEASILNSAGTLGFSDSAFDIVRTGLVLYGIAPQARGHATALPLKPVMQFRSQLLSVRAMSAGSPIGYGSTYTLESDTRVGIIAAGYGDGYPRHAPTGTPVYVNGYTVPLIGRVSMDLITVDLGTVDARVGDAVVLWGAENPVELVAEKAGTIAYELTCGITPRVERLTI
- the radA gene encoding DNA repair protein RadA: MAKAKTVYACTSCGAQFPKWTGQCQDCGDWNTLQEELGIAKSIPSSSNPKAARFEGFAPKADVQKLPSVSTQSAPRSGTGLKELDRVLGGGLVPGSIILLGGDPGIGKSTLILQSLALLSEHKSTLYVTGEESAEQVALRAQRLGVQDADLALLADNQLESILDVAIAHKPDVLVVDSIQTLYTDTLQSAPGSVAQVRETASRLVRYGKQTKTIVILVGHVTKEGALAGPRVLEHMVDTVLYFEGEQNSTFRLIRAIKNRFGAVNEIGVFAMTDAGLKEVTNPSAMFIKRTQDDATGSVVLVSQEGTRPLLVEVQALVDQSSLANPRRVTVGLDNQRLSMLLAVVNRHAGFSLYDQDVFVNVIGGVKVHEPAADLAILLAVLSSFRNRGLPPGLAVFGEIGLTGEVRPVQRGLDRIKEVEKLGFTRLIMPQGNKSGIKSSKLDIVTVNNLEQAVRYAFDY
- a CDS encoding retropepsin-like aspartic protease family protein, giving the protein MRLIIKLVILILWCAGSAQARAQVHSVKAIALFEGRAMLSVNSGKPKIVHAGKAHKGVKLVSSNTSEAVIDIDGQSQTLTLNSTTTLDYAMGGKPSSNLSNSVTLYVDGRGFFETDAKVNGRPLRFLVDTGANLVVLSSEQANRIGLEYKSGKRTYASTASGTAPMYHFEIDQISIGGINLYNIGAGVIEGAYPQQPLLGMTFLGRLDMNRSGNTMTLKRR
- the folE2 gene encoding GTP cyclohydrolase FolE2 gives rise to the protein MTSKQNSPHAKPANDGMEDVQGSLDTRQIPINRVGIKDIQHPIVVVNKDGTTSASIATFSMSVSLPHDQKGTHMSRFIEMLNSKETRISAKGFHSMLSDMVKKLEAESGYIEMQFPYFIEKTAPVSGVKSLMDYQVNLVGQIEQGHIDSTLEVTIPVKSLCPCSKKISEYGAHNQRSHITVGVNCGSKLWLDELIQSVEAQASAELFAILKRPDEKYITERAYNNPKFVEDVVRDVAHEFDQNDRILRYYVHAENFESIHNHSAFAVIEHDKSL
- the dxs gene encoding 1-deoxy-D-xylulose-5-phosphate synthase; protein product: MTDTAKYPLLMTLDSPSDLRACDEDQLQQVCDETRGFLIDTVAKIGGHLAAGLGTVELTTALHYVFNTPDDRIVWDIGHQAYPHKILTGRRDQLHTIRQEGGLSGFLKRSESEYDTFGAGHSSTSISAALGMAVAAAQQGLDRDVVAIIGDGALTAGMAFEALNNAGDMDANVLVILNDNDMSISPNVGALKNYLTKLMTGPTISSVRRGTKKALSGIPPVRDYARRWEEHIKGMILPSTFFEEMGFYYAGPIDGHDIETLVTTLRNLKDIDGPRFLHIVTKKGKGFEPAEHAPIKYHGVSPFNPTTGEFGKKVKSRTYTDVFSDWLCDMAAQDDKLIGITPAMREGSGLVRFSEEYPERYFDVAIAEQHALTFAAGMACDGQKPVVAIYSTFLQRAYDQLIHDISVQDLDVMLAIDRAGLVGADGATHAGVFDYSFLRCVPDCVIYAPSDEAECRDMLYSAYTHVGLTAVRYPRGSGTGAVERKEMQDIPIGTADVVRRGQDIAILSFGTLLSEALEVAERLNATVVNMRFVKPIDEALLRELASQVGMFVTVEENVVAGGAGSAVNEYLATASLSIPVLNLGIPDRYIEHGTQASQLAQCGLDVAGIEKSITASPFYQALFQAKQEQQTSSV
- a CDS encoding polyprenyl synthetase family protein; translation: MSKLTDLQARIEAVLAEHLSRPGIPDRLRAAMKYSTLSGGKRIRAILVYAAGTAASAKIERLDAVAAAIECVHAYSLIHDDLPAMDDDDLRRGQPTSHIQFDEATAILAGDALQTLAFEILAESELSDQQARQITLLLARSAGAAGMVGGQMIDILATEQELNQLELENMHRCKTGALINAAVIGGALCADSLDERVRTALEKYAANLGLAFQVIDDILDIESTTEQLGKPNGSDTAAGKVTFPQLLGLTESKQFAQKLYHDAMESLQLIGDNTESPIGVRLLSDIAERVVTRTH
- a CDS encoding exodeoxyribonuclease VII small subunit, with protein sequence MNDQDLQKLSFETAYQELESIVDRMERGDQDLEQSLQDFERGVALMKHCHSVLRDAEQKVDILVKDNNGLFTTEPFTAGND
- a CDS encoding SDR family NAD(P)-dependent oxidoreductase; translation: MQVEQQKTVFITGCSSGIGHASAHLLHQLNFKVVASVRNPNHITRLTDLGIECIHLDLSDEHSVQSAVDYLHGKHPNLYALVNNGAYGQPGAVEDLSRTALKAQFETNLFGTHDLTQKLLPLLRKQTTARIIQVSSVLGFVALPLRGAYNASKFALEGLSDTLRLELKNTNIEVILIEPGAIDTQFRSNALLQFEQHINPEGSHYMAQYEAARVRLERTEPGRFALPAASVAKDIHHALTAKRPKLRYRQTLPTIVIAKLKRILSTRMMDKILSNDR
- the parE gene encoding DNA topoisomerase IV subunit B; the encoded protein is MSNDYDSSAIEVLTGLEPVRKRPGMYTTTERPNHLVQEVVDNSVDEAIAGHCKRIDVTLFKDGSVQVSDDGRGMPVDLHAEEGVPGVEVIMTRLHAGGKFSNKNYQFSGGLHGVGISVVNALSKHVEVWVKRGGNEYNMAFADGMKTSDLEVVGSVGQRNTGTTIRFWPDEQFFDSPNVHAGKLCRLLRAKAVLCPGLTINFEDEAKPSNNQIWCYQDGLKDYLLGALGDYERLPEAGFQGAESGPDEKVEWIVAWVKDANDLITESYVNLIPTAQGGTHVNGLRLGLTEAIREFCDFRNLLPKGVKLSPEDVWVQVQYVLSVRMKDPQFSGQTKEKLSSREISQFVAAKVKDALALWLNQNLDVGERIAMVAIENAQSRLRSAKKITRKKVTAGPALPGKLADCSSEDIDVTELFLVEGDSAGGSAKQARNRETQAIMPLRGKILNTWEVESSQVLASQEVHDISVALGVDPGSEDLTGLRYGKICILADADSDGLHIATLLCALFVRHFRSLVEAGHLYVAMPPLYRIDQAKQVFYALDDAEHDAIIARIKAEKPNAKINVQRFKGLGEMNPSQLRETTMHEASRRLVQMTIGMGDGTQKIMDMLLAKKQVPARKKWLSNKGDQAEV
- a CDS encoding antibiotic biosynthesis monooxygenase family protein; the encoded protein is MLEVAILDVVKGQASAFEDAFKHAQSIISSMDGYISHRLRRCVAVPERYLLTVQWQSLEAHTEGFRESSEYQAWRALLHHFYTPLPTVEHYHAEDVFV